The DNA window ACATGCTGATATTCTCTGATCCACTGTCCCTATAGGGATACTTGTAGATTGTACCAAGCACTAGTTGTTGGAGGACAGATTAAAGGAATGTAGTTGTGTATATGTCTACTGATATGTGAGTAAATATTGATCTGAGTTCTAACTATTTGTCAAGATAAAAAATATggatattgacacctaatatcatggaactttcaaaaagttgagttttttcccacgaactttgaaatcggcaaataatatcacgaactttattccgagtttgttattttccaccaATGAAAGCagaaaataatatcatgatacgaatttttttttataatttcacgacaacaacttcgagagctTAAGTTTTTCAAACTTTgagaatagtttttcttgaagcacatcgtctaaatttgttcttcaattcATTAATATAACcataattttttcattggtgggaaataacaaactcagagtaaagttcgtgatattatttgcaaATTTCAGggaaaaatccaaattttttaaaatttcatgatattagaAGTCAATATccctaaaaaaaatattagtactatctACTAGTAATAATTTCAGCAAAATTCCACATCTCCTATCACTGGTCGCCCGCCTCTCTCCATTTCAACGGCGACTGGCGACTGCGCCGTGAAAAGAAACAGAACAGATCATGAAGAAGAACGTTAAAAGATAAGACGCTCAAAATAGCAAGAGACCGATTTGTCACTCTTTCATTGATTGTGAATGATAAGAACAATACAAGCTTAGGAAAGATGTAGAACTTCTACCAAATCAGTGTACTACATATTAATCTCTTGCTTTTACAACCTAATCACAACAGAATCACTAATTATTATTCTTCATGATTCCACGTCTCATTGATTTGTGCTCCTTCAATGTACATTTGTATAAATTTTACAAGAATACGTTTATAATATATGCtcaaataaaaacattaaatataataacaatttatacattaaatataataaCAATTTATCATTTGCAAATATAATAGGGCTGTTGGTCTGTAAAATTGCAAGTTTGGTATTTTTTTCATGAATATAGTAAAAATCGTGTATTTTTGCATttgtataaatttaaaaattatttggatttatataaatattacaaaaatacatttataatataatgaatTACATTACTACATAGTCTACATTTGCAATTACAGTAGGACTATTGTTTCATAAAATTATAAGATTGGTGTTTCCATTAATACAGCAAAAAAGATGAATATAGTTCCGGTAGTAAATAGTTAAATATACGTTCATTTGGTTTCGATTCGTAAAACTACAAGAACTGAATTCATATTTTTGAGACTAGATTTTAGTAAAAATTGTGATTTTAGACACCAGTGGCCCTTTTATGAATCTATGAAAATTGTAGATAATTTTTAAACTACACTCAGagttcatcatcttcttctccatgaaaataatttttaaactaCACTCAAAATTGAAGCAATATGTTAATGAGCTGAAAAGAGTTTAACACAAATCATAGTAATATTTTGATGCCTTCTCAAATGTACAAAGTTATAGCTAGACTTTCTCCAACCTGTATTATAACATATcgatctttttaaatttatttttcatgtcaaATCATTGGTTGATACATTATGTATTACAGTGAAGAGTTGATCTGTTCAATGAAACCAGCCTAGCTTATTTTAGTGCAGCAGGAGGAATTTGGTAAACATGCTGCATCTTTGACTCCAGTAATGAAACATATCTGTCAAGCATAGCGATTACAGCTTCGAACTCCATCACTTGTTGCTCTATCGCATCAAGCTGCTGAATGCAGTCGTCAAATGTGCTGCTTTTCGACTTCAATTGTTCCACAAAAACTCTTAATCCTGAGGCCACATCACCAAAGCCTTTGTATTCTTCACCCACTCTTACATTCATTTTCTCCAAAAGCTCTAGCACATTATTTGTTCCCTATCACGTTACATAATTGAATATCATAATTCAGCCAGAACAAGAAAATGGATCAAACAGTTAGGCAAACTCATCGACCAAACCTATCACGAGAGTTAAagtcggaacaagacaatggattaTACAATCATGCAAACAATTTCTTCAAACCAAATATATCACAAGATGGAAGGAAGATAGTACTCCATATCTCAAGATGCAAAACAGTTTTCAACAATAGAACAAAGAAAACTATGGCATAGTAGGCAGATGGTCTAATTTCTTACCAGCAACATACAGAAAAAGTTGAAAACCAACAACAGCCACTTACCAAAGGGTTAGGCATCCTATGCAAAGATGTGTCACTATAGTCAGGTGTCTAGTACACATTCAATTACCAACATCATCTCAAAATTGTTTCTAGTTGATTAAATTGAGGACAACCATTTAGAGATTTTGCATGGCCTCACCAGTATCTGTTCTTTCAAATTTAACCACTCAGATTTAGCTAGCTTAATGTCTCCAATTACCTGGAGCTCGCCTTTAATCATGTCGGAGACATTGGTGAAAAGATCATTTAGAGAAGCAGCGATTTGGTCTTTCTCTGTATCCTTTCCAGAAGCCATTCTAGATCAGAGCCAATTTGCCTGTCAACCAGGAGCAGACAGTTAGCAGCTTTGCTCGATGCTGtttgtaatttcaatttcttaaatttcattCGTACACAGTTTCATCTTCTTGAATATAAGGAAAAGTGAACAACCCCTAAATGACATGCCATGATAGAATTTCTCACACAGAGAAATTCCAACCATACAAATCTACTTTTCACAATAAAGCcacctcaaacaaaacaatctATTCTCATGTTCACATAATGCATTATTAATCAGCAATGAGAAAAAAACAAGTGCTCGGAATGATAAAAACTTAGAAACTTGAACTATAATGCTTTTCGAATTAATAATGCAGAATTTATgcattaaataattttctttttctccccTCCCTGGGTTTCCCTGTCGATGAGCTTAATCTCATTCATCCTAATCTTCTTCTCGGCCTAATCTCCCTATccattttcttctctcttaggGCATCTCCAACCATCCCCAAAAACCCAAATTTGCAATTGAAAACACCTCCTTACCACAAATACCATACTTGCAATAGCTATTTTAGGATTTATGAGATTGCGGTTCAGTCAAATGAATCAAAAGATTTGtaaaaatatgatcaaattatttatctatgaaaGGAGAATTTTCGCACAATTTCTCAAAAACCTTATTGAGTTGCGGGAGTCACTTGAGAAGGAGAGTGACGAGTGACGACGTCTTTGGCTTTACGAGAGAAAGCTCACAGGCGGTGGGGATGAGGAGAGGAGAGAAGAGCGTTGTTACGGCGGACGGTGAATGATTGTGGGGAAGACGAGCTGTGTGGCAAGAGCTCCGATGAATTGCTGTCCTGTGACGCGAACAAATTAAGGTTTTACTATATTGTTCTTGATCTTCTTTTTGTAAATTTGcgataattacatattttatataaaatattttcccgTTAGTTCAATTTAGTATAAAAAGTACTCTATTAGGTTCATATGAGAAATTTGGAAAAAAGGACTCAATTCGCATGTCTTTTAaaatttgagattaaattcACTTACCTTTTGAAATATTGGATCAAGGTATATGAATTTTTCAGAATAAAGAATTttagaatatgcactctttctaGTCTAGAATTTTCTAATTGTAGGATTGCTCCACGTATTTATCTCAGAATATCCTCTATGCTATCATTTTTATGATCTGCTCAGTGTGAGTATTTATTGGATTTGTTCAAGTTCCGTTCGTGTTCTTCACAATGTGAGTTGATTTAGAGTTGTCAAATTATTTTTTGGTAAAAGGGGCTACTCCTGAGATGTTAGAGTTTATGAGGAACCTTAGAAAGGTGGagtactttattattcattttcaggCTGCATAAAATTTTGTTATCAGATTAATGTTGTGTTGGTGACTTATGTATGTTGTTTGCTATTGA is part of the Salvia splendens isolate huo1 chromosome 6, SspV2, whole genome shotgun sequence genome and encodes:
- the LOC121806655 gene encoding biogenesis of lysosome-related organelles complex 1 subunit 2-like, with the translated sequence MASGKDTEKDQIAASLNDLFTNVSDMIKGELQGTNNVLELLEKMNVRVGEEYKGFGDVASGLRVFVEQLKSKSSTFDDCIQQLDAIEQQVMEFEAVIAMLDRYVSLLESKMQHVYQIPPAALK